Proteins from one Lonchura striata isolate bLonStr1 chromosome 6, bLonStr1.mat, whole genome shotgun sequence genomic window:
- the LOC110484982 gene encoding ubiquitin-conjugating enzyme E2-18 kDa isoform X1, whose product MTMAGRIAKELEEARRWEGARDVRPLDGNVRRWGGLLLPNNPPYNTGAFRFELTFSPNHPLEPPCATLRTPIYHPSVDLEGRVCQPLTTDEHWEPTTRAIQVLQDLLLQLDSPDPQRVLRPKVARELQERPEQFQRRAEEHARLHAEPRPDPHA is encoded by the exons gagctggaggaggcgCGGCGCTGGGAGGGGGCCCGCGACGTGCGGCCGCTGGACGGAAACGTGCGGCGCTGGGGGGGGCTCTTGCTGCCC AACAACCCCCCATACAACACGGGCGCCTTCCGCTTCGAGCTGACCTTCTctcccaaccaccctctggagCCCCCCTGCGCCACCCTCCGCACCCCCATCTACCACCCCAGCGTGGACCTGGAGGGCCGCGTCTGCCAGCCCCTCACCACCGACGAGCACTGGGAGCCCACCACCCGCGCCATCCAAG TGCTCCAggacctgctgctgcagctggacagCCCCGACCCCCAGCGGGTGCTGCGGCCGAAGGTGGCCCGTGAGCTGCAGGAGCGCCCCGAGCAGTTCCAGCGTCGGGCAGAGGAACACGCCCGGCTCCACGCCGAGCCGCGCCCCGACCCCCACGCATAA
- the LOC110484982 gene encoding ubiquitin-conjugating enzyme E2 L5 isoform X2: protein MTMAGRIAKELEEARRWEGARDVRPLDGNNNPPYNTGAFRFELTFSPNHPLEPPCATLRTPIYHPSVDLEGRVCQPLTTDEHWEPTTRAIQVLQDLLLQLDSPDPQRVLRPKVARELQERPEQFQRRAEEHARLHAEPRPDPHA from the exons gagctggaggaggcgCGGCGCTGGGAGGGGGCCCGCGACGTGCGGCCGCTGGACGGAAAC AACAACCCCCCATACAACACGGGCGCCTTCCGCTTCGAGCTGACCTTCTctcccaaccaccctctggagCCCCCCTGCGCCACCCTCCGCACCCCCATCTACCACCCCAGCGTGGACCTGGAGGGCCGCGTCTGCCAGCCCCTCACCACCGACGAGCACTGGGAGCCCACCACCCGCGCCATCCAAG TGCTCCAggacctgctgctgcagctggacagCCCCGACCCCCAGCGGGTGCTGCGGCCGAAGGTGGCCCGTGAGCTGCAGGAGCGCCCCGAGCAGTTCCAGCGTCGGGCAGAGGAACACGCCCGGCTCCACGCCGAGCCGCGCCCCGACCCCCACGCATAA
- the LOC110484982 gene encoding ubiquitin-conjugating enzyme E2-18 kDa isoform X3: MTMAGRIAKNNPPYNTGAFRFELTFSPNHPLEPPCATLRTPIYHPSVDLEGRVCQPLTTDEHWEPTTRAIQVLQDLLLQLDSPDPQRVLRPKVARELQERPEQFQRRAEEHARLHAEPRPDPHA; encoded by the exons AACAACCCCCCATACAACACGGGCGCCTTCCGCTTCGAGCTGACCTTCTctcccaaccaccctctggagCCCCCCTGCGCCACCCTCCGCACCCCCATCTACCACCCCAGCGTGGACCTGGAGGGCCGCGTCTGCCAGCCCCTCACCACCGACGAGCACTGGGAGCCCACCACCCGCGCCATCCAAG TGCTCCAggacctgctgctgcagctggacagCCCCGACCCCCAGCGGGTGCTGCGGCCGAAGGTGGCCCGTGAGCTGCAGGAGCGCCCCGAGCAGTTCCAGCGTCGGGCAGAGGAACACGCCCGGCTCCACGCCGAGCCGCGCCCCGACCCCCACGCATAA